ttattttgacatgttcACCTGCAGTTTGTATACAGGAGACCTTTTGTCTTTGAAGCTCTGATGGGTGTCCCATGTTGCTTTAAAAACTCTCCTATCAAAGTGCTGATTGACTAATCTATAGCTGACACATGCTGCTAACTGATACACTGATACCTGTAACATGTACCAGTAACTTTTCTTTCTGACCTGAATTCTCTTCCATTAGGCATTGAGATGATTTACTCTGGATATCCTGTGTCCATAATATATATGTTTTGAAATACAGTGCTGGAATGTAACACGTGCTTTAGCAAATATAGCTCTCAAATCTGTACTTTCATTTGAGGAATTTTTTACTCCCATTACATTTGTGTGATTACTTACTTTAAAAATGaagatgtacaaaaaaaagaatacttttacttaagtaaaggatctgaatataCTAACTCCACCACTGTTGCAATGTGTCTAATAGGCCTATATTTAATATCCAAATCCGGCTAAAACTCATTTATCAGTGACGCTGTGGGAGAATCCACATCAGCAGGAAGGTTATGCCACTTACGTTTTGAGATGGAAATGATCAAAGTGAGCAAGCGGTCGTCTCTGGGGCATTGTTGTTGATTTAGTGCTCAGACAACATGCTGGCTGGATGATGAAAACCTTCTTCGCCGCTTCAGTGTTTTTGACGATCAGCTGTCCAGAGTTTGACAGACGCAACGCTCTCAGACAGTTCATGGCTGCGACACACGACAGCCCGATCTGATCTCTATTTAACTCTACTTAACTGACGGTGAACAATAAGCTCCAGGAGCTACAACACCGCGGGGTTTTTGAGTGGGTGTTCTTTTTTGATCGGCTCCTGCGAGGTCACTGACTTTCAAAAGATAGGGGGGAAGTTTTGCTGCCTTCAGGTGTCGTCGGGAATAGTGCCAAAACTAACTTATGCGATATAGCTTGTGTTGTTAAAATATAGCTATATGTATGCCTGATATTTAGCATATACACTTCAATATACATAAAGTACTCTATGTAATACGCTACTTTACAAGAAACTTTGACCATTTGTTATTAATCACCAAACGTGTGGTGGGCAATTTagagaaaattacattttacgaGGGGCACCTGAAAGCAGCAAGGGGCTCTGCACGATACACTACAGACCCACCACTTCGTGTAGCAGCTGTTATTTGACTGACAGATACAGTTGTATCTGGGGTCCAGATATATGTTTTGACAACATAAGTCTGCCATTAGGGCTGGTGTCACTAAATCTGGATAAATAATAACTGAGTCTTTTGAATGAGCTGGAGGTAGGCTATCAGAGTAGCAAGCAATACTTAGCTATGGTGAAATCATAACATAACCTTACACCTAGCTGTCACTGCCTCTGCATGGAGAAGTCTGAGAAAGCCTTTGACCTGTTGTCAAACATCACATGATCAGCCAACACTCTGGTCACAGCTAGCTGGGCGTGTTCAGTGCTACATTCTGTGCTTAACTGATCAATAACTAACTGAAAACTCTAATAAACTGTCAAAGCAACAAAAAATGTTAAGACAAATAAAAGTGAGTTAAGTGAACTGAAAAGCAAAAGTGAATCAGGTGAACTGAAAAAGCAGGTGTAACGCTTCTGTTAGAACATATTACACACCATTACTTACTGAAGATATTAAAGTGACACAAAAATCTATCAGCTAGAAAAATAGATATTACACAGATGAATTAAATGCTTGTATAATCTCAGTGTGCAGAATAGTGTGGGACAAAAACTATATGATATGTAGCCTATGTACAGTacacaacttttttttacatagacaaacacaaaaatattataCTATGTGGAGAATGGTGACCACCACACACTTTTTTGTGTGAGGTGTTTTTTCACAACCTTATGTGAATATAAGCACCACCTGGCAAGATGTTCAGTCAGTACAATATAAACGGATGTTAATTATAAGCAGGCAGTTTGATCCTAATGCTGGTGaagcacattttttgtttgttctagTGTTTCTGACTTTCAATGTGATCAAAATGTCTTAAATCATTAATGTCATGCCACTACAGTACACACTATCACAATGTTGATGCTGGCTAATAGTTGTTTCTGATTTTCAGGTGCTACGGAATGGTTTCGGTGTTAGTTAGATCACTTTGAGATTCAGAATTGATCAAAAagtgtttgaaaatgtttcatgaGCACCAGGATCATGGAGCATATCTCACCCCACAGCTGAGAAATGCTAAAATCAAAACATGAAAATCATCAACATTCATGCATCATTGTTCACATTCACCAAGGCTATTTAGAACCACCACGATGTGGCGGCACATTATTGTAATGTACAGGGTGTAGACATGTTTTCGTAGTAAAGCTTTtagccatttattttatttgtgtccaCAATAAGATCATTGCATTCTGAGGAACTTCAATCAAGGACCATAAATAACAGTGTCAAAAGATACAATAATTAAACAGTAGATTACACAGTACAgtttcattgttttctttcatattgTCTAAATATCTCAAGAAGACATTagataagaaaaaaatacttttacatgGGAGATTGTgcgcatatacatattttaagaATTGCAACATCAGATCATTGCATGGACAACGTAGATAAGGAATATGGGTATTTTGAAAGGCAAAGCATTCATTTCAACCTCCTTGCTGCTTCAAAATGACACGGAATGACATAAAAAGGCTAATAACTTTGAAGACATGTCTTCAGCGTCACCATGAGTTACACACTCTTTGAGGGGCGAGGCAGCACCAGCTTCAGCCCAATGTCAACTACACAGGAAGGCATGTAAGAGAGGGGGATCCAGAGAAGCTTGGCATCCCAGCCGGCGCTGTATCTGGTTCGCGGGTGGGCAGCAGTCAGAGCGTGCTCCATGCAGTTGGTCACCTTGGAGAGGTCAGTGTCACAGACCGCATTCATGATCAAACGCTGGATCTTGATGTCTGAAAATGAAGATcaactaaaatatattttgtacttGAACTTCGGTgcacttttttttacttcactttCAAATGTATACTGTTGAGTGAGATTCATGATATTAAACCTAAATTTTGACAGTGTTCTGGAACATTCATTGTATTTCCTGATGTCTATATTAAGATATACAAGGTTTTTATACTATAGAAGTATATGTGACAGTAGGACATTTTGTATTTCCTTCGGGTGCAGCAGAGCTGCTTGTCTTGTCTACAGGAAGTAAATGCAATGTGATTTTTATATAGAATAcagaaaacttttttaaattagcaaacaatcacattttattgtgactCTCaagttcatattaaaatttaaaaacaacttcaACTTCCAGCATAAGAATGAGATTTTTGCTTGACTCTTACAATTTGTCTTTTGATTTGACATTATCTGACAACAGAGAGTGTGAAATGTGATCAAAAACAGATAAAGAATGTTTGTGTCACATTTCAAATAAAGTGATGTCATGCTTTTTCATAGTTTGCATTAGGTGTACTTACACTTATCAAGATACTTGTCTCCATAGCTGGCTTTTACTTCAGGGCTGAGTTGGTTCCACAGGCGATGCAGCTCCCTCTCGAGGGGCTCGAGGCTCGTCACTGCAGTCTTGAAAAACCCCGGCTCAATGATGCACACATTGATGCCAAAGTAGTTTATATCTCTcctgaaaacagaaatgtgaTGTAGGATAACATTATACATGAAAGTTCAAagtttaattatatatatatatatatatatatatatagcttcAAACTGGTTTGTAACACCGGCTGCAACATCTTTTATATCATAAATGGGTGTAGTAGCTTGAGTGtaagacataaaaacacaataggGTATCTAGTAAATAAACAGTTAAAGTAAGTTTagcttaataaaaataattgagaAACAGTGAGAAGGAAGAATGTTTTTCCCTGTCTGGTCTCATCAGCAAATTTTTGTCAGTCTAGCACATGCTgagtatgttttattgtttttattgctttaaaTATGTGCTATTATTTGTCTTTTATATTGctgaaaattattaaaataaaacccTGTCTGCAATCCAAACCTCCATCATGGGACAACAATTTGTCCTTAAAATTACAATACAGGTTTttcaaaaggagagaaagagaataaCTGGCTCCACAAAACACACTCTCATCTAATTTTGATGAGGCTGTGTAAGTCTTACCTGAGGCAGTCAGAGAAGGACTCCACTGCAAACTTGGAGATGCAGTATCCACCACCGTTTGCTGCCACCCTGCCCAGCACTGATGCTACGTTCACAATACGGCCGCGAGCCATTTTGATGAGGGGCAGGAAAGTCATCGTCATGGCAATCACCCCATTCATGTTGACTTTCAGTGTGCTGTGGAAATCCTCCACTTTCATCCACTCTGAAGGACCCATGGGTAATGAGCGTCCAGCGTTGTTCACAATTCCCCAAAGTCCTACAAAggaaatgaaagacaaaaggtGAAACAGCGTGTTTTGTGTTAGGGATCTGCCTTATGAAATTTGATTAACAGTCATCTTATATTTcaataatttacatttcttaCCCTTATCACCAACTTCCTTCTTTGTCCACTCCATGGCTTTCTGGATGCTGTCCAGATTGGTCACATCGAGCAGGACAGTCTTCAAATGAGGCCCAGCCACCCTTTTCAGGTCATCAGCTCCCTTTTCTGTGAGACAGCCAGCCAGCACATGGAAACCTTTACGATCGAGCTTCCTACACAGCAGGTTTCCAAAACCTGAGTCACAGCCGGTCACAAAGACATACTTGTCAGGGATGTCCCCTATCTCCAGGCTGTCTCTGTACAGCCACACGATAATCCACATCACCACAAAGGTAGAAATGATGTACAACCAAGCATTTTCCCTAAAAGAGATGATAGAGGAGAAGTTTTGACAAATCAGGAATTTGAGTCTTAGAAAATATTCTAGCTGTGTAAGCTTGCATTATCAAAGGTTAGGCTACAGCTGCCAAATTATTGCCCAAACTATGGTTCCGCATATTTCTTACCCTAAAAGGTCGTAAATAAACTGCATATCCATGCTGCTTCCTTGATTAGAAGTGGGTTTTTGGTCACTTGGAAGACTTGTTGCTTGCTGAAAAAACATGGTGAGCAAATGTTACTGGGTATTGACATGGCAAACTGCCAAATCCGATATTTTAGGAATGGAATGGAAAGTGGAAATACATGGACTTATTTCAGGAATCTCTATAACCAAATTTGAGGTTTTATTGTGGCATTGTCCTGGTTTATTGACTATAGGATACAATGAGTTTGTTCACCGAGGGCCTTAGTAGAGGTGCGTGTAACACAGAACTGCTTTGTGCACATGGGAAATCTTTGGATAATACTCTTATGGAAGAAAGAAAGGTATTTATGAGGGAGGGAGACCTGAGGAGTGAGAGATGCATTGTTTTGAGCCATAAATGTAATGCCTGTGTAATGCCTGGAGCTACTAAAGCTGCTCATTGCCAATTAGTTTTCTGGTTTATtagcaagaaaaacaaaatgaagataaTTTGATAGGATCTGTTATCCATTATGTCAAAATTGCCTGTAGACTATCAGATACAGTAATACTGTTGCTGTTGGTATaagaacatttaattaaaacatgatCCTGTAAAATTACAACACAGGATAGAAAATTAAATTTAGTTTCACAACAATAGTTAGCATACACCAAAGTGTTACTGCAAATGTTCATGATTCACTATATTtgctgtaaatatatatatatatagatatagatatatatatagagagagagtctttaatgaaatgtatggggttgattgttcttatgtagtttgtatgatggtttggcaatattgttgttacacattcatgccaataaagctaatttgaattgaattgagagacaaacagtcaaaataacTTGAGTTCATTAGTACTACAGTTTATTTGCTTTCATTATACACATATAAAGTAATTATTTCATGGTTTAAAGTTCACATTTGCAACAGGAAATTGTGATCATTAACAGTATTACAGTGGttaatcagttaaaaaaaaaaaaaacgacctaaaacatgcaatgcagAGAGAGTCCCTTGTTGTAATTCAATGGAAATTGAATGTATATTATCCTACCTTTTATCTTAGAAGTGATGGATCTCCGCAAGTTAGCCGTCCTCTTCCCTTTCCCTTTCTGGTTATTCTTCTGTATTAACTCAGAGAGGCTGGTCACACAGAGGCTTTATCCCCATAGTTTATCCCCTAAGACAAGTCAGCAATTGGTAATCCCCCAATCCCTAACCACTGGgtttgtgcatgcgtgtgttaaagaaaagaaaaatgtggcAATTACAGAATACAGATAGTTTTCTGTACACAATGTGAGCTTGGACATGTATATTTCAACTTCTCACAGTACATCATCTACTTTCAAGTTATAATCGGGTACAATTAAGTATATGAGAAGAAATCTTGCCCATTCCTTTTTGTAGAACCGGCTGGTTCCCAGGATACACAGGCATAATAAGTACTTTATGTTTTAAGAGTGTTAAAACAAATTTACAAGAATCCCACATGTCCGACAGCTTTGTGCACACTCAAAAACATGTGTATAATCTTATTGCCACATTCAGTTCACTGACCTACTCTATCAGTTTAAAGATTAAACACTATATGCAGTATACTTTGTAACTGGACATCTGTATttgcaacatacagtatattgagaCTAGTTAGCTCATACCGCAGAGATTTTGACAGTTAACAAGAGCCCATTGTATTGAACATTTTATTGAGGCTTATTAATGTATTTAGCAACAAATTCCTGGTGCAATAAGGAAAAGTATTTTGTATAAATCTGACTTACTTtactacggaagccctaagcggccatccattcaaatctttttttactctgttttccgTGATAATGGGATAATCATCTcatgagtgtggggagaagagaattccaagGCAGGTGTGAAGCATACTTAAAAAGTATTATAAGAATGTTCATGGTGATTTAAACCTGGTTTCACAGGGacgtataatgtgaaaatttgagatttatttttttgctgggGTGGTTGTTTACAATCACGATGGCAGCTCAACATTGTGATGTctgccacttttttttttttatcttttctatcggcccaaccctacttGAGATCAGGAGAAAATGATCCCGTTATCACAGAaaaatggagtaaaaaaaattttGAATTGATATCCATACTTTACAATTGCATTTCTCCATAAAAAACTAGAACATGCCCTAAGGACATTTACACTAAAATGTTGGCTTagataaatacacattttatcaTGTGATACAAGACTCACATTTATGTGTGCAAAGTGAAATGTAATTGGTTACCAAACAAGCCTGCAATTACATGAGTGAACTCAACAGCCTGGTGCGTCATGACGTAACTTTCCTCCACGTCACACATTCCATAAACTGTCGTTTGGCCTCCTGCTTTCAACTTTTGTAACATACTTTGTCTTTATTAAGCAATCAGCacagaattaaacatttgtCTGGCTA
Above is a genomic segment from Micropterus dolomieu isolate WLL.071019.BEF.003 ecotype Adirondacks linkage group LG18, ASM2129224v1, whole genome shotgun sequence containing:
- the rdh5 gene encoding retinol dehydrogenase 5 — its product is MDMQFIYDLLGENAWLYIISTFVVMWIIVWLYRDSLEIGDIPDKYVFVTGCDSGFGNLLCRKLDRKGFHVLAGCLTEKGADDLKRVAGPHLKTVLLDVTNLDSIQKAMEWTKKEVGDKGLWGIVNNAGRSLPMGPSEWMKVEDFHSTLKVNMNGVIAMTMTFLPLIKMARGRIVNVASVLGRVAANGGGYCISKFAVESFSDCLRRDINYFGINVCIIEPGFFKTAVTSLEPLERELHRLWNQLSPEVKASYGDKYLDKYIKIQRLIMNAVCDTDLSKVTNCMEHALTAAHPRTRYSAGWDAKLLWIPLSYMPSCVVDIGLKLVLPRPSKSV